A single genomic interval of Mangifera indica cultivar Alphonso chromosome 5, CATAS_Mindica_2.1, whole genome shotgun sequence harbors:
- the LOC123215683 gene encoding cytochrome P450 704C1-like — MNILLTIFTFTAFSVLILFSFLIFKIYSGKSIKDPSYPPVSGTVFHMLFYFDKLYDYQTESAKTQQTFRLLSLENSQIYTTDIRNIEHVLKLNFGNYSKGEYNQEIMTDLFGDGIFNVDGEKWRQQRKLASFEFSTRVLRDFSCDVFRKNTAKLVKAVSEFAITGRIFNMQDVLLKCALDSIFKVGFGVDLNCLDGSSKEGTEFMKAFDEANALVCWRYVDPFWKLKRFLNIGSEASLKNNLKVIDEFVNKLIITKRNILTLQQDSIPKEDILSRFLAASQEDPETMNDKYLRDIILSFMIAGKDTSANTLSWFIYMLCKNPVIQEKVVQEVKDVSGNNELEETTNIDDFVSNITEETLEKMQYLHAALTETLRLYPVVPVDGRCAEMDDVLPDGFRLKKGDGVYYMAYAMGRMPYIWGEDAEEFRPERWLETGVFQPESPFKFISFHAGPRICLGKDFAYRQMKIAAIALLRFFRFKLADDTKIVTYKTMFTLHIDGGLDICAISRNS, encoded by the exons ATGAACATCCTCTTAACCATCTTCACCTTCACTGCATTCTCAGTTCTCATCCTCTTCTCTTTTCtcatcttcaaaatctattcagGAAAATCCATAAAAGACCCCAGTTATCCACCAGTAAGTGGAACAGTCTTTCACATGCTATTCTACTTCGACAAGCTTTATGACTACCAAACTGAATCTGCAAAAACTCAACAAACTTTTAGGCTTCTTTCTCTTGAAAACAGCCAAATCTACACCACCGATATACGAAACATAGAACATGTACTAAAATTGAATTTCGGTAATTATTCAAAAGGGGAGTATAATCAAGAGATTATGACAGATCTTTTTGGCGATGGGATATTCAACGTGGATGGAGAAAAATGGAGGCAACAGAGGAAGCTCGCCAGCTTTGAGTTTTCAACAAGAGTTCTCAGAGATTTTAGCTGTGACGTGTTCAGAAAAAACACTGCTAAGCTAGTCAAAGCAGTTTCGGAGTTTGCTATTACGGGTCGGATTTTCAATATGCAA GATGTACTGCTTAAATGCGCTCTGGATTCCATTTTCAAAGTTGGGTTTGGAGTGGATTTGAATTGCTTGGATGGGTCAAGCAAAGAGGGGACTGAATTCATGAAAGCCTTTGACGAGGCGAACGCTTTGGTGTGCTGGCGATATGTTGATCCATTCTGGAAGTTGAAGAGGTTTCTCAACATTGGTTCCGAAGCCTCTCTTAAGAATAATCTTAAAGTCATTGATGAGTTTGTGAACAAACTTATTATAACCAAGAGAAATATTCTAACTCTGCAACAAGATTCT ATTCCAAAAGAAGACATACTGTCAAGATTTCTAGCGGCGAGTCAAGAGGATCCGGAAACAATGAACGATAAATACTTAAGGGATATAATATTGAGCTTCATGATTGCTGGCAAAGATACTTCTGCCAATACTCTCTCTTGGTTCATTTACATGCTGTGTAAGAATCCTGTAATACAGGAAAAGGTCGTGCAAGAAGTAAAAGATGTCTCTGGAAATAATGAGCTGGAAGAAACAACCAACATTGATGATTTTGTGAGCAATATAACTGAGGAGACACTTGAGAAAATGCAGTATCTCCATGCAGCATTGACAGAGACTTTGAGACTATACCCTGTCGTCCCAGTG GATGGAAGGTGTGCAGAAATGGACGACGTTCTTCCAGATGGATTCAGGCTGAAGAAAGGAGACGGGGTGTACTACATGGCCTACGCAATGGGTAGAATGCCTTATATTTGGGGAGAAGACGCTGAGGAATTTCGCCCTGAAAGATGGCTCGAGACTGGAGTTTTTCAACCAGAATCACCtttcaaatttatatcatttcat GCTGGACCTCGAATTTGCCTCGGAAAAGACTTTGCTTATCGTCAGATGAAGATAGCAGCAATAGCCCTTCTTCGCTTCTTCCGCTTCAAATTGGCCGATGACACGAAAATTGTAACCTACAAGACAATGTTCACACTTCACATTGATGGAGGCCTCGATATTTGTGCAATTTCAAGAAATAGTTGA
- the LOC123216637 gene encoding spastin, whose translation MSFLKGIIDSLGSIFSNDNSSYESEPNTSSATMDSGAGTLVTNERTAYKLKGYFDLAKVEIDKAVRAEEWGLVDDAIIHYNNAQRILNEAILTPVPSYLSSSELEKVKSHRQKISKWQGQVSERLQTLGRRTGGTSMNKSTLPHAQTAAVSSTSNYRKNVSQNPQHLNKNNPVARNQTDKVVNSKHLQESGSGYESKLVEMINTAIVDRSPSVKWEDVAGLEKAKQTLMEMVILPTKRRDLFTGLRKPARGLLLFGPPGNGKTMLAKAVASESQATFFNVSASSLTSKWVGEAEKLVRTLFMVAISRQPSVIFIDEIDSIMSTRLANENDASRRLKSEFLIQFDGVTSNSDDLVIVMGATNKPQELDDAVLRRLVKRIYIPLPDENVRRLLLKHKLKGQAFSLPGGDLERLVKETEGYSGSDLQALCEEAAMMPIRELGVNILTVKANQLRPLRYEDFKKAMAVIRPSLNKSKWEELEQWNREFGSN comes from the exons ATGAGTTTCCTCAAAGGCATCATTGACTCTCTAGGCTCAATTTTCTCAAACGATAACTCGTCCTACGAATCTGAACCAAACACTAGCTCTGCCACAATGGACAGTGGAGCAGGAACTTTAGTTACAAACGAAAGAACAGCATATAAGCTTAAAGGATATTTTGATTTAGCTAAAGTAGAGATTGACAAAGCGGTTAGGGCTGAAGAGTGGGGTTTGGTTGACGATGCAATTATTCATTATAACAACGCCCAACGAATTTTAAACGAAGCTATTTTGACTCCTGTGCCTTCTTATCTCAGCTCTAG TGAACTAGAGAAGGTGAAATCTCATCGGCAGAAAATATCGAAGTGGCAGGGTCAAGTGTCTGAGAGATTACAAACTTTGGGTCGGCGAACAG GTGGCACATCAATGAACAAG AGCACCTTACCTCATGCACAAACTGCTGCAGTTTCATCTACATCAAATTACAGGAAAAATGTGTCACAAAATCCTCAGCATTTGAATAAAAACAATCCAGTAGCTAGGAATCAGACTGACAAAGTAGTAAACTCTAAACATCTGCAAGAATCTGGTAGTGGATACGAATCAAAATTGGTTGAAATGATAAATACAGCAATAGTGGATAGAAGTCCTTCTGTGAAGTGGGAAGATGTTG CTGGCCTTGAGAAAGCCAAGCAAACTTTAATGGAAATGGTCATTTTGCCAACCAAAAGAAGAGATTTGTTCACCGGCCTTCGGAAGCCAGCGAGAG GTTTGCTTCTCTTTGGTCCACCTGGGAATGGAAAGACCATGCTTGCCAAAGCAGTGGCATCAGAGTCACAGGCAACATTTTTCAATGTTTCTGCATCTTCACTAACATCGAAATGG GTGGGAGAGGCTGAGAAGCTTGTCCGGACACTCTTCATGGTTGCCATATCCAGACAGCCATCTGTAATTTTCATCGATGAA ATTGATAGCATAATGTCAACAAGGTTAGCTAATGAGAATGATGCAAGCAGAAGGTTGAAATCTGAGTTTCTGATACAGTTTGATGGAGTCACATCTAATTCTGATGATTTAGTGATTGTCATGG GTGCTACAAATAAGCCACAAGAATTGGATGATGCGGTTCTTAGGAGATTG GTGAAGAGAATATACATACCTCTACCAGATGAAAATGTGAGGAGACTTCTTCTTAAACACAAACTGAAGGGCCAAGCTTTTTCCTTACCTG GTGGAGATCTAGAAAGGCTTGTGAAGGAGACAGaag GATACTCCGGAAGTGATTTACAAGCATTGTGTGAAGAAGCTGCGATGATGCCAATTAGAGAGCTTGGAGTCAACATTCTGACTGTCAAGGCAAATCAG CTAAGACCTCTTAGATATGAAGACTTTAAGAAGGCAATGGCTGTAATTAGACCCAGCTTAAATAAAAGCAAGTGGGAAGAACTTGAACAGTGGAATCGGGAGTTTGGCTCTAATTGA
- the LOC123217610 gene encoding cytochrome P450 704C1-like: protein MGIVFIIFTFIALSLLFLFLTLSFLIFKIFSHKSIRDPSYPPVKGTVFHQLYYFNKLYDQQTEVAREQKTFRLLAPESSEIYTTDIRNIEHILKTNFSNYSKGHYNQEIATDLFGQGIFMVDGEKWKQQRKLASYEFSTRVLRDFSCHVFRRNAAKLVKVVSQFAIAGQVLDMQDLLMRCTLDSIFKVGFGVDLNCLDGSSKEGTEFMKAFDDSNALVYRRFVDPFWKLKRFLNIGSEASLKKNIKLIDNFVHKLISTKRNLLAARQDHNEKEDILSRFLVASQEDPVKMSDKYLRDIIFNFMIAGKDTSANTLSWFFYMLCKNPLIQEKIVQEVKDVTGSQEKEIKVDEFVADITEETLERMQYLHAALAETLRLYPAVPADGRCAETDDILPDGFRLKKGDGVYYIAYAMGRMPYIWGEDAEEFRPERWLNNGIFQPESPFKFIAFHAGPRICLGKDFAYRQMKIVSMALLRFFHFKLADDTKNVTYRTMFTLHIDGNLHLRAISRKS from the exons ATGGGCatcgtcttcatcatcttcaccTTCATAGCTTTGtcacttctctttctcttcttaaCATTGTCTTTTCTCatattcaaaatcttttctCACAAATCCATCAGAGACCCTTCTTATCCACCAGTGAAAGGTACAGTATTTCACCAGCTCTATTACTTCAACAAACTCTATGACCAACAAACTGAAGTTGCCAGGGAACAGAAAACTTTTAGGCTTTTGGCTCCGGAATCAAGCGAAATATACACGACCGATATACGAAACATAGAACACATACTGAAAACAAATTTCAGTAATTATTCAAAAGGTCACTATAATCAAGAGATAGCTACGGATCTTTTTGGCCAAGGAATATTTATGGTCGACGGAGAAAAGTGGAAGCAGCAGAGGAAGCTAGCCAGCTATGAATTTTCAACAAGAGTTCTTAGAGATTTTAGTTGTCATGTGTTTAGAAGAAACGCTGCTAAGCTGGTCAAAGTAGTTTCCCAGTTTGCCATTGCGGGTCAGGTCTTGGATATGCAA GATTTACTGATGAGATGCACTTTGGATTCCATTTTCAAAGTTGGGTTTGGTGTTGATTTGAATTGCTTGGATGGATCAAGCAAAGAGGGGACTGAATTCATGAAAGCTTTCGATGATTCAAACGCTTTGGTGTATAGGCGGTTTGTTGATCCATTCTGGAAGCTGAAAAGGTTTCTCAATATAGGCTCTGAAGCTTCccttaagaaaaatatcaaactcaTTGATAATTTTGTGCACAAACTTATCAGCACCAAGAGAAATCTTTTAGCTGCACGACAAGATCAT AATGAAAAGGAGGACATACTTTCAAGATTTCTGGTAGCGAGTCAGGAGGATCCAGTGAAAATGAGTGATAAATACTTGAgggatataatatttaattttatgatagcTGGTAAAGATACGAGTGCCAATACTCTCTCTTGGTTCTTCTACATGCTCTGCAAAAACCCTCTGATACAAGAAAAGATTGTGCAAGAAGTGAAAGATGTCACTGGTAGtcaagaaaaagagattaaGGTGGATGAATTTGTTGCAGACATAACAGAGGAAACGCTTGAGCGAATGCAATATCTTCATGCAGCCTTGGCAGAGACTTTGAGATTATACCCTGCAGTTCCTGCG GATGGAAGGTGTGCAGAAACGGACGACATTCTGCCTGATGGGTTTCGTTTGAAAAAAGGAGATGGCGTGTACTACATAGCCTATGCAATGGGACGAATGCCTTACATTTGGGGAGAAGATGCAGAAGAATTTAGACCTGAAAGATGGCTCAACAATGGAATTTTTCAACCTGAATCACCTTTCAAATTTATAGCTTTTCAT GCTGGTCCTCGAATTTGTCTGGGGAAGGACTTTGCTTACCGACAAATGAAGATAGTATCAATGGCTCTTCTACGCTTCTTTCACTTTAAATTGGCTgatgataccaaaaatgtaacttACAGGACCATGTTCACCCTTCACATTGACGGAAACCTCCATCTTAGAGCAATTTCAAGGAAAAGCTGA
- the LOC123216441 gene encoding uncharacterized protein LOC123216441 produces the protein MANLIKLQYVALRLDGENYSEWALDTVLHLQSMNLGETLNEGNNTSQQDKSKTTIFLRHHIHEGLRAEYVDIMDPLELWRNLKERFDHHKSITLPMAQYEWTHLRLQDFKSVSEYNSNMFRIVSRMRLCGEKITEENMLEKTFSTFHPSNMLLQQQYRERNFKKYSELISCLLVAEQSNELLLRNHQTRPTGTAPFPEVNATTSSSYRGRRRGPGRNKFRSRGGHNRKSFHLQRTRDEAKQDKGRMIQSKPQNHDSKCYRCGSKGHWSRTCRTPRHLVDLYQASIKNADQKIETNCVENPDPVDLANFDLSEFLQD, from the coding sequence ATGGCAAATCTTATCAAACTTCAATATGTTGCCCTTCGATTGGATGGAGAAAATTATTCTGAATGGGCATTGGACACAGTTCTCCATCTGCAATCAATGAACCTTGGAGAAACATTAAATGAAGGAAATAATACATCCCAGCAggataaatctaaaactactattttccttcGTCATCATATCCACGAAGGGCTACGAGCAGAATACGTGGATATTATGGATCCACTGGAATTATGGAGAAATCTGAAAGAAAGATTTGATCATCATAAATCAATTACATTACCAATGGCCCAATATGAATGGACTCATTTAcgcttacaagattttaaatctgtaagtgaatataactctAACATGTTCAGAATTGTCTCCCGAATGAGACTATGTGGAgaaaaaataactgaagaaaatatgttagaaaaaacttTCTCCACATTCCATCCCTCAAATATGCTCCTGCAGCAGCAATATagggaaagaaattttaaaaaatattctgaacTGATATCCTGTTTATTGGTGGCTGAGCAAagtaatgaattattattaagaaatcATCAGACTCGCCCCACTGGTACTGCaccgttccctgaagtgaacgcaactactagTAGTAGTTATCGTGGGCGCAGACGAGGTCCTGGACGAAATAAGTTTCGATCCAGAGgtggtcataatagaaaatctttccaCCTTCAAAGGACTAGAGATGAAGCAAAACAGGATAAAGGGAGAATGATACAGAGTAAACCACAGAATCATGATAgtaaatgttatagatgtggtTCAAAAGGTCATTGGTCACGTACCTGTCGTACGCCAAGACATCTGGTAGATTTATACCAAGCATCTATTAAAAATGCAGACCAGAAGATCGAAACAAATTGTGTTGAGAATCCAGACCCTGTCGATCTAGCAAACTTTGATCTTTCAGAATTTCTTCAAGACtag
- the LOC123216639 gene encoding fasciclin-like arabinogalactan protein 8 has protein sequence MRSTRSLFLVLIVSAMCTAVTAHNITDILKDHPEYSQFNGYLSQTKLADEINRRTTITVLVLNNSAMSALVGNNPITVIKDELMVHVLLDYFDGKKLHQFSNGTTLTTTLYQTTGNAQGNSGFVNITDLRGGKVAFGAAALGSKLDSFYSKSIKQIPYNISVIKISYPIIVQSILAAPAPSASDVNITALLEKAGCKTFAGLLVSSGVIKTYESAVADGLTVFAPSDEAFKAKGVPDLSKLRDADVVALLEYHAASSYNPVGTLIITKNPISTLATKGLGKFDLTVTTAGDEVTLHTGVASSRVAATVLDSTPLAILTVDNVLLPSELFGKAPSPAPAREPAQSPLDASQPAAPSETPAESPADGSEDSTVHNASVHENAPAFFAAVLTVICSVILS, from the coding sequence ATGCGCTCCACACGAAGTCTCTTCCTAGTTCTTATTGTCTCAGCAATGTGCACTGCCGTAACAGCCCACAACATCACCGATATTCTTAAAGACCACCCAGAATACTCACAGTTCAACGGCTACCTCTCTCAAACAAAACTCGCTGATGAAATCAACAGGCGTACAACAATCACCGTTCTTGTTCTCAATAATAGCGCTATGTCAGCTCTTGTAGGCAACAACCCTATCACTGTTATCAAGGATGAGCTTATGGTCCATGTTTTACTCGACTACTTCGATGGCAAAAAGCTCCACCAATTCTCTAATGGAACAACTCTCACTACCACTCTCTACCAAACCACCGGAAATGCCCAAGGCAATTCCGGTTTTGTCAACATTACTGATTTACGGGGTGGTAAGGTCGCCTTCGGTGCGGCTGCTCTCGGTTCAAAACTCGATTCATTCTACAGCAAATCCATTAAACAGATTCCTTATAATATCTCTGTGATTAAGATAAGTTATCCGATTATTGTACAAAGTATCTTGGCGGCTCCGGCCCCGTCTGCTTCGGACGTTAACATAACGGCTTTGCTTGAGAAAGCTGGATGCAAGACCTTTGCTGGTTTACTTGTTTCTAGTGGTGTGATTAAGACGTACGAGTCAGCTGTTGCCGATGGCTTGACTGTTTTTGCACCGTCTGATGAGGCGTTTAAGGCTAAAGGTGTTCCTGATCTTAGTAAACTCAGAGATGCTGACGTGGTTGCTCTCTTAGAGTATCATGCAGCCTCTAGCTACAATCCAGTGGGGACCTTGATTATTACTAAGAATCCGATCTCGACATTAGCCACTAAAGGTCTAGGAAAGTTTGATCTGACGGTTACAACAGCCGGTGACGAGGTCACTCTTCACACTGGAGTCGCCTCGTCAAGAGTTGCCGCCACCGTGCTTGACTCAACGCCGTTGGCCATTTTGACTGTTGACAATGTGCTTTTGCCTAGTGAGTTATTTGGAAAGGCACCTTCTCCAGCTCCAGCACGTGAGCCAGCGCAGTCACCGTTGGACGCTTCTCAGCCAGCTGCTCCTTCTGAGACGCCAGCGGAATCGCCAGCTGATGGATCGGAGGATAGTACCGTCCACAATGCTTCTGTTCACGAGAACGCGCCTGCTTTCTTCGCAGCAGTGCTTACTGTTATTTGTTCGGTTATTTTGTCCTGA
- the LOC123216636 gene encoding uncharacterized protein LOC123216636 yields the protein MKMESQQLSSNSGEEGGGGVGSHKREEEGSDLIKMKDGKAELTPGQLIEFQQQSLIFEHIKAGLPVPVHLVIPIWKSVASSFGSDIGVIYKQYPTFAGFSTRDFGCRNMMYPEPGRCRRTDGKKWRCSKNVIPDQKYCERHIHRGRQRSRKLVEASQSASPSVGTSDKDAENFKTMLTHSQSDPHPQSPSDPKISVAVSTVFQLSTPSSTTSNVITTSTDSKDDNTNDVKFLGINRGNSMVRGSVDSGVTIAIAGKANPDPTISITSVVSPVIISSPTVMTIATNDGDKNVSGSKNAATTISITTNVAAATGTTPSPESNAVSGTSITTFATATTFSNENNHSTGWKYDGSNTTSVQRMINRSGKSGNCYNSNLTAGLGFSPKSVLQVLGCTGTYLYRRETGHEPGRCRRTDGKKWRCSRDVVPDQKYCPRHMHRGAKKRVEAFSNYNPVTTTSVCEPHRMYTTKEADSATLDTNLSISIAANPEFVNNDVKSPTSSSDATISDTTIKGCEDGKISS from the exons ATGAAAATGGAGTCTCAACAGCTTTCATCAAACTCTg GAGAAGAAGGTGGTGGTGGGGTTGGATCCCACAAGAGAGAGGAAGAAGGATCAGACTTGATCAAGATGAAGGATGGGAAGGCTGAGTTAACACCTGGTCAATTGATTGAGTTTCAGCAACAAAGTCTCATCTTCGAGCACATTAAAGCTGGCCTTCCTGTTCCTGTTCATCTTGTGATTCCTATTTGGAAGTCCGTTGCTAGCTCTTTTGGGTCAGATATTGgtgttatatataaacaatatccTACCt TTGCAGGATTTAGTACTAGGGATTTTGGTTGTAGGAATATGATGTATCCGGAACCTGGAAGGTGCAGAAGAACTGATGGAAAGAAATGGAGGTGTAGTAAAAATGTAATTCCTGATCAGAAGTACTGTGAGCGGCACATTCACAGAGGCCGCCAGCGTTCAAGAAAGCTTGTGGAAGCTTCTCAGAGTGCTTCTCCATCTGTTGGAACTTCAGACAAAGATGCAGAGAATTTTAAGACCATGCTAACACATTCTCAAAGTGATCCCCATCCCCAATCACCAAGTGACCCTAAAATCTCTGTTGCTGTTTCAACTGTTTTTCAACTCTCAACTCCATCTAGCACCACCAGTAATGTCATCACCACCAGCACTGATAGCAAAGACGACAATACAAATGATGTTAAGTTTTTGGGGATAAATAGGGGCAACAGTATGGTTAGAGGCAGTGTAGATTCTGGCGTCACCATTGCAATTGCTGGCAAGGCAAACCCTGACCCCACTATTTCCATTACTAGTGTCGTCTCCCCAGTCATCATTTCCTCACCCACTGTTATGACCATTGCCACTAATGACGGTGACAAAAATGTTAGTGGTAGCAAAAACGCTGCAACTACCATCTCCATTACCACCAATGTGGCTGCTGCCACTGGCACTACTCCCAGCCCTGAAAGCAACGCCGTCAGTGGCACCAGCATCACTACCTTTGCCACAGCTACTACCTTCAGCAATGAAAACAATCACAGCACAGGTTGGAAATATGATGGCAGCAACACCACTAGTGTCCAGAGAATGATCAACAGAAGTGGCAAAAGTGGAAACTGCTACAACAGCAATTTAACTGCAGGATTGGGCTTCTCACCAAAAAGTGTTCTTCAAG TTTTAGGTTGCACTGGCACATACTTGTACAGAAGGGAGACAGGACATGAGCCAGGACGGTGTAGGAGAACCGATGGGAAGAAATGGCGTTGCAGCAGGGATGTTGTTCCGGATCAGAAGTACTGTCCGCGACACATGCATAGAGGTGCGAAGAAACGTGTGGAAGCTTTCAGTAATTATAACCCTGTTACTACTACTAGTGTTTGTGAGCCTCACAGGATGTACACCACCAAAGAAGCAGACTCTGCTACCCTTGACACCAATCTCTCCATATCAATAGCAGCAAATCCTGAATTTGTGAACAATGATGTGAAAAGCCCTACCAGCAGCAGTGATGCAACCATTAGTGACACTACCATCAAAGGATGTGAAGACGGTAAAATTTCTTCATAG
- the LOC123217669 gene encoding 2-methylene-furan-3-one reductase-like has translation MQKVWCYEEYGGKEVLKLRDFPIPTPLQNQLLVQVRAAALNPIDYKRRQRPIFPSDFPVVPGCDMAGVVVAKGSRVTKFNIGDEVYGNIQDFNAEGKLKQLGTLAEFTVVEESLVAEKPKNLSFEEAASLPLAVQTAIQGFETANFKERQTIFIVGGAGGVGSLVVQLGKHLYGASYVVATTSTPKVEFVKNLGADKVIDYRKTSYEEIEEKFDFLYDTIGDCRNSFVVAKDDAAIIDITWPPSHPRAVYSSLTVSGENLEKLRPLLENGKLKAEIDPTGPYKFEDVIEAFRYLETGRARGKVVIFPFPSQQFPSIISCQSQNNLSYS, from the exons ATGCAGAAAGTTTGGTGCTATGAGGAATATGGTGGCAAGGAAGTCCTCAAGTTGAGGGACTTCCCGATTCCCACTCCACTACAAAACCAACTGCTTGTCCAAGTAAGAGCTGCTGCCTTGAATCCTATCGATTACAAGAGGCGCCAACGACCCATCTTTCCTTCTGACTTTCCT GTTGTTCCTGGCTGTGACATGGCAGGTGTAGTGGTTGCAAAAGGCAGCCGTGTTACAAAATTCAACATAGGCGATGAGGTCTATGGCAACATCCAAGACTTTAACGCAGAGGGAAAATTAAAGCAGCTTGGGACTCTGGCAGAGTTCACAGTGGTGGAGGAGAGCTTGGTTGCGGAAAAGCCCAAAAACCTTTCATTTGAGGAAGCTGCCAGCTTGCCTCTCGCGGTTCAGACTGCAATACAAGGCTTTGAAACTGCAAATTTCAAAGAAAGGCAAACGATTTTTATAGTCGGTGGAGCTGGCGGCGTTGGAAGTTTAGTTGTTCAGCTGGGCAAGCACTTGTATGGAGCTTCCTATGTTGTCGCTACAACCAGCACTCCGAAGGTGGAATTTGTCAAGAACTTGGGAGCTGACAAAGTTATTGACTATAGAAAAACTAGTTATGAAGAAATTGAGGAGAAATTTGACTTTCTCTATGATACGATAG GTGACTGTAGGAATTCTTTTGTGGTGGCTAAAGATGATGCAGCTATCATTGATATAACATGGCCTCCATCGCATCCGAGAGCTGTTTACTCCAGCTTGACAGTTTCTGGGGAAAATCTGGAGAAGCTCAGGCCCCTTTTAGAAAATGGGAAGCTCAAGGCTGAGATTGATCCGACTGGCCCGTATAAGTTTGAAGATGTTATAGAAGCTTTTCGATATTTAGAAACTGGAAGAGCCAGAGGAAAAGTTGTCATCTTCCCCTTCCCTTCACAGCAGTTCCCCTCAATTATTTCATGCCAGAGCCAGAACAATCTGTCTTACTCCTGA